The following proteins come from a genomic window of Rutidosis leptorrhynchoides isolate AG116_Rl617_1_P2 chromosome 10, CSIRO_AGI_Rlap_v1, whole genome shotgun sequence:
- the LOC139871018 gene encoding uncharacterized protein produces MKSISLNIRSFKIGGVEDKFGWVRKLIVSEKPTFLALQETKLHTVDFRWVFSLWGSNNCEFIQRAMVGKSGGQLLIWDTDEFEAESTIAIDFVIGIKGVWKKSGSKVNILNIHGPHDDHNKQTLWASLVSLLCSNKDEAWLICGDFNEVRCPSERLNCDFISNRARWFNDFIEQCHLVEIPLSGRIFTRVSEDGIKFSKLDRFLVCEKFMDIWQNLSATALERKHSDHCPIMLKDDEKNFGPKPFKLFDAWLDEDGVDQIIKDAWDIKPSGNRLDCVFRNKLKNVKEALKSWSKTKFSSLDNEIEALKIAAQEMETKAELG; encoded by the coding sequence ATGAAGTCTATATCACTAAACATTAGAAGTTTTAAAATTGGTGGTGTTGAAGATAAATTTGGGTGGGTCCGTAAATTAATAGTTAGTGAAAAACCAACTTTTTTGGCACTACAAGAAACCAAACTACATACTGTTgattttagatgggtattttcaCTTTGGGGATCAAATAATTGTGAGTTTATTCAAAGGGCAATGGTTGGTAAATCAGGGGGGCAACTCCTAATCTGGGACACGGATGAATTCGAAGCTGAAAGTACCATTGCCATTGATTTTGTTATTGGTATAAAGGGTGTTTGGAAAAAGTCAGGTTCTAAAGTTAATATACTCAATATACATGGACCACATGATGACCATAATAAGCAAACATTATGGGCCTCCCTTGTGAGTCTACTGTGTAGTAATAAAGATGAAGCATGGTTGATTTGTGGTGATTTTAATGAAGTGAGGTGTCCAAGTGAGCGTCTAAACTGTGATTTTATTAGTAACCGTGCTCGCTGGTTCAATGATTTTATCGAGCAGTGTCATTTAGTAGAGATACCCTTGAGTGGAAGGATTTTCACGAGAGTTAGTGAAGATGGCATAAAGTTTAGTAAATTGGACCGTTTTCTTGTTTGTGAAAAGTTCATGGATATTTGGCAAAATCTTTCAGCTACTGCACTAGAAAGAAAGCATTCGGACCACTGTCCAATTATGCTGAAGGATGATGAGAAAAACTTTGGCCCTAAGCCTTTCAAGTTATTTGATGCTTGGCTTGATGAGGATGGTGTAGATCAAATCATTAAGGATGCGTGGGATATAAAACCCTCAGGTAATAGACTTGACTGTGTGTTCAGGAACAAACTCAAGAATGTAAAGGAGGCATTAAAAAGTTGGAGCAAAACAAAATTCAGTAGTCTTGATAATGAGATAGAAGCATTAAAAATTGCTGCGCAAGAAATGGAGACTAAAGCTGAATTAGGATAG